The Thalassospira sp. TSL5-1 sequence ACGGTCGACCACGACGGAAATATCGTGTTTCAGCTTTTTGTTCAGCTCTGGTGCTTCGTCGATGTCATACATCTCGCCATCGATTTTCACGCGCTGAAAACCACGTACACGAAGGTCTTTAAGTTCTTTTTTATATTCACCCTTGCGGCCGCGCACGATGGGGGCCAGCAAATAAAGCCGGGTGCCTTCTTCCATTTCCATGACGCGGTCCACCATTTGCGAAACCGTCTGGCTGACAATGGGAAGGCCGGTTGCCGGGGAATAGGGGATGCCGACACGCGCCCACAACAGTCGCATATAGTCGTAAATTTCGGTCACAGTCCCCACGGTCGAACGCGGATTACGCGATGTGGTTTTCTGTTCAATCGAAATGGCAGGCGACAGACCGTCGATATATTCGACATCCGGTTTTTGCATCATTTCAAGGAACTGTCGCGCATAAGCCGACAGGCTTTCGACATAACGCCGCTGACCTTCGGCATAGATGGTGTCAAAAGCCAGCGAGCTTTTGCCCGATCCCGACAGGCCGGTTATGACCACCAGCGAATCCCGTGGCAGTTCGACATCAATGTTCTGCAGATTGTGTTCTTTCGCACCGCGAACTGAAATTTTTGTCAGCATATCCGGCCTTTTGTTCCTGAATTGTTCGGGGAATGTATAGAGGAGCCAGTGGTTATACGCAAGTGCGCCCCCGACAGTTCCTGTCAGGATCTGTCAGCATGACTGATATGCGATCAGCACACGCGAATTTTGCGCCGCAAAAACAAAACCCGCCAGATCTCTCTGACGGGTTTTGGTAGCAGCTATTTAGGCTTAACCTTTGGCAATCGACTTGCCCGTAGCGCCCAAATCCTTGAAGGCTTCTTCAAGGCGGGCTGCCATTGAAAGTTCGGCTTCACGAACCCAAACGCGCGGATCGTACTGTTTTTTGTAGGGTTTGTCGTCGTCCGGATCGACCTGGTATTTAAAGGCCCGTTCGTTTTCTTCGACATATTTGCCAACGGCTGTCGCATAGGCAAACTGGGTGTCGGTATCGATATTCATTTTGAAAACGCCGTAACCAACGGCTTCCTCGATCTTTTCTTTTTCCGAACCGGAACCACCGTGGAAAACGAAATCAAGCGGGAAGCCATCCAAACCATGTTTTTCGGCAACGTATTTTTGCGATTCCAGCAGGATTTCCGGGCGCAGTTTCACATTGCCGGGTTTGTAAACGCCGTGAACGTTGCCAAATGCTGCCGCGACCGAAAAATGGCCCAGCGGTTTGAGGCGACGATAGGCTTCTTCAACTTCTTCCGGGCGGGTATAAAGGCGTGGATCGATATCGTCCTGACTGGTATCGAGTTCCTTGCCAATCCCGTCCTCTTCACCGCCGGTTACACCCAGTTCGATTTCCAGGCTCATATCGACAGCGGAAAGACGTTTCAGGAATTCCTCGCAGGTTGCCAGATTTTCTTCAAGCGGTTCTTCGGAAAGATCCAGCATATGCGAGCTAAACAAAGGCTTGCCGGTTTCCTTATACGCCTTTTCGCCCCAGCTCAGCATACCATCGACCCACGGAACGAATTTCCGGTTGGCGTGATCGGTATGAAGAACAACGGCGACACCATAATATTCAGCCAGAAGCTGGGCATGGCGGGCGGCGGAAACAGCGCCAATAACACGGGCCGCATTGGCATCCTTGATGCCCTTGCCGGCAAAGAACTGCGCACCACCATTTGAAAGCTGAATGATAATGTCAGAACCGGCATTGGCAGCAGCTTCAAGGGCTGCGTTCAGCGTGCTCGAGGACGTAATATTAACTGCGGGTAGAGCGTATCCGTCCTGCTTGCAGGCAGCAACGAGATCACGATAGGCCGCACCGGTTACAACACCGGGTTTAACGGAAGGCATGTGGGTACTCCTCCTGGGGGTCAGAGCATTATAACATTCCCCGTGCGGACCGACTGGTCCGCCGCTAGGGCGATCCGTAAGGAGCCCAATCCATCCGCCATATGCTGCGTAAGGTCAAGATTTTCCGTAATAGACTTTAGGAAAAACTGCTGCTCACGCAGACACAAACCATCATGATCGGGCTCGTCATCGGTTTTGATGATTTCGTCCGAATGTGAAAATTTTCCGTCCTGATCTGTGGCAGCATGGTGCAATTTTAAGGCATTCGTCTTGGTATGTGTGTCGACATTGGCCGATCCAGCGCCTTTTTCTTCTACATCTGTGATTGATACCGACCCCTTGGGCCCGATCACATCCTTAACGAAAAATGCCGTTTCGCTGATCATCGGGCCCCAGCCCGCTTCGTACCAGCCAATCGACCCGTCATCAAACCGGACCTGCAATTGTCCGTAATTATACATGTCCTCGGCCACATCGGGCGACAGGCGCACACCCATTGCATGAACCGAAACCGGTTTGGCCCCCGTCATCAGGCACATCATATCCAGGTAATGCACCCCACAATCGACAATCGGCGACACGCTGTTTAACAGGCGTTTATGGGTTTCCCAAAATTCACCACTGCTTTGCTGGTTCAAATTCATCCGCATCACCAGCGGTTTGCCCAGTGTTTGGGCCAGTTCAACGAATTTCTCCCACGACGGATGATGGCGCAGGATATAGCCGATCACCAGTTTACGGCCGTGTTTGACTGCACTTTCGATAACCCTCTCGGCATCCTCAACCGTTGCCGCGAGTGTTTTTTCGATAAACACATGCGCACCTGCTTCAAAGGCGGTAATGGCGAAATCGGCATGTGTTTCGGTATAGGTATTGATCGAAACCGCATCGGGTCGGGTTTCGGCCAAGGCGGTTTCGTAATCGGTAAATTGCGGATAGGATTCAAATCCGGCGGGCAGGGTGCCTTGTGAAATGGGGGACCGGGTGCATAGGCCTACGATCTCGAATCCGTCAAGGGCATGATAGGCTTTGGCATGGGACATCCCCATATTGCCCAGTCCGACAACAAGGATGCGTACGGGTTTCGACGTCATGGGGATGCCTCCTGATCTTATGTTTTAGATAAAATTTTTGCTTTATTTACCTGAAATCCAAGTGTTTTTAACCTCGAATGTTTCCGGGTCAAACAAAACCATATCGGCATCAAAACCCGGCAGGATTTTGCCTTTGCAATCATCAAGTTTCAGGAACGTTGCCGGATACTGCGACGCCATTCGCAAGGCTTCGCCAAGGTCAACACCGATCATTTCAACACTATTTTTGACTGCCGACATCATGTCCAGGTCCGACCCGGCCAGTGTACCATCAGCAAGGGCGCAACGCCCGCCAGAGGCTGTAATTTCTTCACCACCTAACACAAAGCTTTTGGTTTTTGCACCCACCGTCGGCATGGCATCGGTTACCAGCATAATCTTGCCTGTTTTCTTGGCCCGGACGGCTACTTGCATGGCCGCCGGATGAACATGATAGCCATCGGCGATCAGGCCACACCATGTGGTTTCGTCTGCCATTGCCGCCCCGGCAACACCGGGTTCACGGTGGGCAAGGGGGCTCATGGCATTAAACAAATGGGTGAAACCGCGTAATCCTTCGCCGATTGCCTTTTGCATGTCATCATAGGTGCCAGCTGTATGACCTGCGCACACCAGCACACCTTTGGCGGTTAATTTTTCTATGGTGCCCTTGGCAGCCTTTTCAGGTGCCAGCGTTACCAGAATGCGGCCATTTGGCAGGCTGGACAGAACCTCGATCGCATCATCTTCCATCGGGCGGATGATGTTTGGGTCATGCACGCCTTTGCGTTCCGTGTTCAGGTATGGGCCTTCAAGATGGATGCCAACGATGCCAGGTACGCCTTCATTAATGGCGTTTTTAACCGCGTCAATGGCGGCCAGCATTTTTTCGCGTGTGTCGGTAATCAGGGTCGGCAGCATGGCCGTGGTGCCAAATTTGCGGTGCCCCGCCATAATCTGGCGAATGCCGTCAACGCTAGGCGAGTGGTTTAACAAAACGCCGCCGCCACCATTGACCTGAACATCAATAAATCCCGGTGCCAGTACATTCCCTCGGGCGTCAAAAATATCAGCCCCATCGGGTATGCTGGCTGGTGACACAGCACTGATTTTACTGTTTTCAACGATCACAGTGCTATTTTCGTGAAACTGCTCGCCATCGAACAGCCGGGCATTTTTAATGGCAAGAATCTTCATCAATGCGTCTCCGTTACCTTGGAAAGATGCGGCGGTGCATCGGGGTTGCAGCCGCGCAGCAACGCAACATGTTCAGCCAGGGTATAAAATGTCTGGATCATCGCAATCGGGGCCAGCAGCGGGTGAATGTCTTCGACGACCGGTAAATGCCCCTTGGCAATTGCGTCGCCGGTTTCGGCGGCAAACAGGTTGTCGGTTTTTGCGCGCATTTCCGTCAGGAAACCCTCAACGCTTTCGCGGGTGGCGTCATCCTGTGAAAAAACCAGCAACGGAAATTCCCGCGTTACCAGCGCCATTGGCCCGTGTTTGACTTCGGCTGCACTAAAGGCTTCGGCATGCAGGCTGCTGGTTTCCTTGAATTTCAGGGCAGCTTCCTGGGCAATGGCAAAGGCCGGGCCACGGCCGATTACATAAAGCCCTTGTGACTTTGCAAGGGGCTCTGCCGCATCCAGCCAGTCTTTATCAAGGGCCTGGGTTAATTGGTCGGGCAGGGTGGCAAGGCCCGCATTCAATGCCGGGTCATCGCCCCAGCGCGCGACGATCTGGGCGATGGCCGATAATGTTGCGATATAGGATTTGGTTGCGGCAACACTGGTTTCGGACCCGGCCATAAGGGGAATGACATGATCAACCGTTTGCGCCAGTGGTGAATCGACAACATTGACCAGCGCCACGGTGCGGGCTCCGGCCTTTTTTGCAGCCATTGCACTTTGCACCAGATCGGGACTTTTGCCGGACTGCGAAACGGCAATAAACAATGCCCCCTTAACAGCCAGCGTCTTGCCATAGATGGACGTGATCGACGGTGCCGCCGACACCACAGGAATGCCAAGCTGGCTTTCGATCAGATATTTGGCATAAAGCGTTGCATGGTCCGAACTGCCGCGGCCACATGTCATGACAAAGGCAGGTGGTTGGGCGCGCAATTCATGCACCAGATCGTTGATCGGGCCAAGATTGGCAGCAAGCTGCGCCTTGATAACGGACGGTGCCTCGGCGGTTTCGCGCCCCATCTGGGTTTGCGGTTTCCAGCGTGTGGTCATGTCGGAGTTCCTTGCATGTCATGTAAGGTTTATATGCAAAAAGGCGCATGGACTATCGTGTATCGACCTGCATTTCGGCGATAAAATCGTAACTGTCGCCGCGATAATAAGATCGGGTGAATTCAACAGGGGTCCCGTTGGCCAGAAACGACCGCCGTTCGATATAAAGCGCGGCACTTCCTTCTGGCACCCCCAGTGCGCGGGCGGTTTCGCTGGTAAACAGTTCCGCGCGCAATCGCTGCAGGGCGCGATCAGGCTTTTTGCCATTTTTTGCCAGCGCATCATAAAGCGATCTGTCCACCGCCTCGGGGTCCGGGATAAATTGTTTGGGGATAACGGCAAATTCCAGCGCCATCGGTTTGTCATTCGCGGTTCGCAAGCGGCGAAACCGGGCAACTTCCGTGCCGGGTGACAGGTTTAAGGCCATTGCTTCTTCTGGCGAGGCATAGCCAACCGATTTTTCCAGCCAGATCGCTCCGGGGTTAAGGCCCCGGGTTGTCATATCCTCGGTAAAGGATGTCAGTCGGGACAGGGCCTGCTCGACGCGTGGGGCAACAAAGGTGCCAGCACCGTGACGCTGGATCAAAACGCCATCTTCCACCAGGGCCCGCACGGCATTGCGCACCGTCACGCGCGAAATTTTCAGTTCGGTTGCCAATTCGCGTTCGCTGGGCAGGGCATCTTCGACCTTTAAAATGCCATCATCGATGATGGCCTTGATGGCGGTTTGCAAACGGCGATAGAGCGGACCATGCCCTGTATTTTCAAAATCCCGGGTGCGCAGGCTGTTTAAAACGTCATCTGTTGCAATCACTGGCGTTCCTCCTGCAGGTGTTTGGCCATCAGGATGGCCCCCTCCAGCGCATCTCCGACCGCAGGGACAAGTTTGGCCTGAATGTCATCTGACATCAAATCGGCCATGCGCCGGGCGATACCCCCCATCAGGCTCAGCTTTGGGGCCCCAAAGGCCATAAGGTGACGTAAAATTTTCTCATTTGCCAATCTGGCCTGTCCGACAATGTCGCGGGCAATCGCATCCCCCTCATCCAGGGCGTCAAAAACCGTTAAGGCGAACTGGCCAAAATCTGACGGGCAGGCGGTTTCGGCAAAGGAAACCATTTCCTCGGGGCTGTGGTGGAAATGCGCCATAAGCTGGTGTGTCAGGCTGGTTGCCATACCAATTTTTTCATGGGCCAGCAGGGCTTTTTCCAGGGCCTGTTTGCCAATGCGGGCACTGCCGCCAATGTCTGAAATCTCAAATCCCCAACCCGCAATAGCAAGCTGTCTGCCATCGACAATTGCCTGCCCGCAGGTGCCGGTTCCCACAATCAGGATGGCACCATCCTCGTCGTTATGGGCGCCCAGGCAGGCTGTATAGGCGTCGGTTTCAAAAACAGCACTGGCAAAGGGATGGGGGTAAGCGGCAATATGTTTGCGTTCGCGCTCCAGCGATAATCCCGCCAACCCCATACCGGCATGAATATCCCTGATGCGCTCGCGGGGGATAGCAGCCTGGTCAAGGGTGTCGTGTGCTGCGGCGGTGATTTCCGAAAAGATTTTATCAAGTCCCAGACGGGTGTTTGCGCCGCCCCGAACGGCTTCGCCCAAAATATTTCCCAACCCGTCGCGCAGGCGTACCCGGCAGCGCGTACCGCCGCCATCGACGCCAAGAAAAAGACCATCAGAATCCGGTTTATTCATTGTTTGTCACCCCTAACTGCCTGCACCATAGCAGAGTGGTATCAATATTTGCAATACCAATATAGGTCCAGTTGAGTGCAAGTTCCGAGTTTGCGCGTTCCGCGGTCTTGTCATTCTTTGCCGATAGATGATAAAATATTTCGCATATCTGTATGAAATTTAAACATTTATCTGGTTATATGTGCTGGATTTTGATTGGGTAAGGGAGAGTAGGAAAATGGCGTTAAGCACCTTGATGCTGGTGGGCTCGGATGCGCCTTTGACCATCGCCATGTTTGACCGTTTAAAGCAGGGGTCAACACCCGTTCTTAACGCGCTTTCATTGCTGTTGATGGTGGTTTCCGGGGTGCTGGCCCTGCTTTCTGTTTTTGCCCAGCGGGATCGCACGGAAAAAAGCGAGGGGTAGCTTCGCGCCGTTTAAACCAGTTTTGAAATGAACATTGTTGA is a genomic window containing:
- a CDS encoding GntR family transcriptional regulator; this encodes MIATDDVLNSLRTRDFENTGHGPLYRRLQTAIKAIIDDGILKVEDALPSERELATELKISRVTVRNAVRALVEDGVLIQRHGAGTFVAPRVEQALSRLTSFTEDMTTRGLNPGAIWLEKSVGYASPEEAMALNLSPGTEVARFRRLRTANDKPMALEFAVIPKQFIPDPEAVDRSLYDALAKNGKKPDRALQRLRAELFTSETARALGVPEGSAALYIERRSFLANGTPVEFTRSYYRGDSYDFIAEMQVDTR
- a CDS encoding SIS domain-containing protein — protein: MTTRWKPQTQMGRETAEAPSVIKAQLAANLGPINDLVHELRAQPPAFVMTCGRGSSDHATLYAKYLIESQLGIPVVSAAPSITSIYGKTLAVKGALFIAVSQSGKSPDLVQSAMAAKKAGARTVALVNVVDSPLAQTVDHVIPLMAGSETSVAATKSYIATLSAIAQIVARWGDDPALNAGLATLPDQLTQALDKDWLDAAEPLAKSQGLYVIGRGPAFAIAQEAALKFKETSSLHAEAFSAAEVKHGPMALVTREFPLLVFSQDDATRESVEGFLTEMRAKTDNLFAAETGDAIAKGHLPVVEDIHPLLAPIAMIQTFYTLAEHVALLRGCNPDAPPHLSKVTETH
- the fbaA gene encoding class II fructose-bisphosphate aldolase, producing the protein MPSVKPGVVTGAAYRDLVAACKQDGYALPAVNITSSSTLNAALEAAANAGSDIIIQLSNGGAQFFAGKGIKDANAARVIGAVSAARHAQLLAEYYGVAVVLHTDHANRKFVPWVDGMLSWGEKAYKETGKPLFSSHMLDLSEEPLEENLATCEEFLKRLSAVDMSLEIELGVTGGEEDGIGKELDTSQDDIDPRLYTRPEEVEEAYRRLKPLGHFSVAAAFGNVHGVYKPGNVKLRPEILLESQKYVAEKHGLDGFPLDFVFHGGSGSEKEKIEEAVGYGVFKMNIDTDTQFAYATAVGKYVEENERAFKYQVDPDDDKPYKKQYDPRVWVREAELSMAARLEEAFKDLGATGKSIAKG
- a CDS encoding BadF/BadG/BcrA/BcrD ATPase family protein, whose protein sequence is MNKPDSDGLFLGVDGGGTRCRVRLRDGLGNILGEAVRGGANTRLGLDKIFSEITAAAHDTLDQAAIPRERIRDIHAGMGLAGLSLERERKHIAAYPHPFASAVFETDAYTACLGAHNDEDGAILIVGTGTCGQAIVDGRQLAIAGWGFEISDIGGSARIGKQALEKALLAHEKIGMATSLTHQLMAHFHHSPEEMVSFAETACPSDFGQFALTVFDALDEGDAIARDIVGQARLANEKILRHLMAFGAPKLSLMGGIARRMADLMSDDIQAKLVPAVGDALEGAILMAKHLQEERQ
- a CDS encoding Gfo/Idh/MocA family protein; its protein translation is MTSKPVRILVVGLGNMGMSHAKAYHALDGFEIVGLCTRSPISQGTLPAGFESYPQFTDYETALAETRPDAVSINTYTETHADFAITAFEAGAHVFIEKTLAATVEDAERVIESAVKHGRKLVIGYILRHHPSWEKFVELAQTLGKPLVMRMNLNQQSSGEFWETHKRLLNSVSPIVDCGVHYLDMMCLMTGAKPVSVHAMGVRLSPDVAEDMYNYGQLQVRFDDGSIGWYEAGWGPMISETAFFVKDVIGPKGSVSITDVEEKGAGSANVDTHTKTNALKLHHAATDQDGKFSHSDEIIKTDDEPDHDGLCLREQQFFLKSITENLDLTQHMADGLGSLRIALAADQSVRTGNVIML
- the nagA gene encoding N-acetylglucosamine-6-phosphate deacetylase → MKILAIKNARLFDGEQFHENSTVIVENSKISAVSPASIPDGADIFDARGNVLAPGFIDVQVNGGGGVLLNHSPSVDGIRQIMAGHRKFGTTAMLPTLITDTREKMLAAIDAVKNAINEGVPGIVGIHLEGPYLNTERKGVHDPNIIRPMEDDAIEVLSSLPNGRILVTLAPEKAAKGTIEKLTAKGVLVCAGHTAGTYDDMQKAIGEGLRGFTHLFNAMSPLAHREPGVAGAAMADETTWCGLIADGYHVHPAAMQVAVRAKKTGKIMLVTDAMPTVGAKTKSFVLGGEEITASGGRCALADGTLAGSDLDMMSAVKNSVEMIGVDLGEALRMASQYPATFLKLDDCKGKILPGFDADMVLFDPETFEVKNTWISGK